Proteins encoded together in one Corallococcus soli window:
- a CDS encoding propionate--CoA ligase: MGSYEDFYRHSLDQPDAFWAEQARLIDWERPFDQVLDASRPPFARWFVGGRTNLCHNAVDRHLATRANQPAIVFESTEADQRRQYTYAQLHAEVNRVAAMLRELGVGRGDRVIVYMPMVPEALFTLLACTRLGAIHSVVFGGFAAHSLALRIDDARPVLLVTADAGMRAGRVIAYKPLVDEALTLAQHPPAQVLVFNRGLVPGTSLTPGRDVDFATLGAKHEGARVPVEWLESSEPSYILYTSGTTGKPKGVQRDTGGYAVALAASMRHIYTGQPGETMFTASDIGWVVGHSYIVYGPLLNGMTTVLYEGLPTRPDASIWWRLVEEHRVSVMFTSPTAIRVLKKQDASFLKRHDTSRLRHLFLAGEPLDAPTHAWISDALPATQVLDNYWQTETGWPILGPVPGVQARPRKLGSPGVALYGYRVKLLDGLSGAEVTAPNQKGVLVIEPPLPPGCLSTVWGDDERFVSTYFSSFETPVYNTFDWATRDEDGDYFILGRTDDVINVAGHRLGTREIEEAISGHPAIAEVAVVGVKDDLKGQVVMAFAVPRDPTRLQREEGRADLEREVMDTVGRTLGAVARPARVHLVAHLPKTRSGKLLRRSIQAVAEAREPGDLSTIEDPSSLEGIQAAMKARGPRE, translated from the coding sequence ATGGGCAGCTACGAGGACTTCTACCGGCACTCCCTCGACCAGCCGGATGCGTTCTGGGCCGAGCAGGCCCGCCTCATCGATTGGGAACGCCCGTTCGACCAGGTGCTCGACGCCTCGCGCCCTCCCTTCGCGCGCTGGTTCGTCGGGGGCCGCACCAACCTGTGCCACAACGCGGTGGACCGGCACCTGGCCACCCGCGCGAATCAGCCGGCGATCGTCTTTGAATCCACCGAAGCCGACCAGCGGCGCCAGTACACCTACGCGCAGCTCCACGCGGAGGTGAACCGCGTGGCGGCCATGCTGCGCGAGCTGGGCGTGGGACGCGGCGACCGCGTCATCGTCTACATGCCCATGGTGCCCGAAGCGCTCTTCACGCTGCTGGCCTGCACGCGCCTGGGCGCCATCCACTCCGTGGTGTTCGGCGGCTTCGCGGCGCACAGCCTCGCCCTGCGCATCGACGACGCGCGGCCCGTGCTGCTGGTGACCGCGGACGCGGGCATGCGCGCCGGCAGGGTGATTGCCTACAAACCGCTGGTGGATGAGGCGCTGACGCTCGCCCAGCACCCGCCCGCGCAGGTGCTGGTGTTCAACCGGGGGCTCGTCCCGGGCACCTCGCTCACGCCGGGGCGCGACGTGGACTTCGCCACGCTTGGGGCGAAGCATGAGGGCGCGCGGGTGCCCGTGGAATGGCTGGAGTCCTCCGAGCCCAGCTACATCCTCTACACGTCCGGCACCACGGGGAAGCCCAAGGGCGTGCAGCGCGACACGGGCGGCTACGCGGTGGCGCTGGCGGCGTCCATGCGTCACATCTACACGGGCCAGCCCGGCGAGACGATGTTCACGGCCAGCGACATCGGCTGGGTGGTGGGCCACTCGTACATCGTCTATGGCCCGCTGCTGAATGGCATGACGACGGTGCTCTACGAAGGCCTGCCCACCCGGCCGGACGCCAGCATCTGGTGGCGTCTGGTGGAGGAGCACCGGGTGAGCGTGATGTTCACGTCGCCCACCGCCATCCGCGTCCTCAAGAAGCAGGACGCGTCCTTCCTGAAGCGCCATGACACCTCCCGCCTGCGCCACCTGTTCCTCGCCGGCGAGCCGCTGGATGCGCCCACGCATGCGTGGATTTCGGACGCGCTGCCCGCCACGCAGGTGCTGGACAACTACTGGCAGACGGAGACGGGCTGGCCCATCCTCGGGCCCGTCCCCGGTGTGCAGGCACGTCCGCGCAAGCTGGGCTCCCCGGGCGTGGCCCTCTACGGCTACCGCGTGAAGCTGCTGGACGGGCTGAGCGGCGCGGAGGTGACGGCCCCGAACCAGAAGGGCGTGCTGGTGATTGAGCCGCCATTGCCGCCTGGATGTCTGTCCACGGTGTGGGGCGACGACGAGCGCTTCGTCTCCACCTACTTCTCCAGCTTTGAAACACCTGTCTACAACACGTTCGACTGGGCCACGCGCGACGAGGACGGCGACTACTTCATCCTGGGCCGCACCGACGACGTCATCAACGTGGCCGGCCACCGCCTGGGCACGCGTGAAATCGAGGAGGCCATCAGCGGCCACCCGGCCATCGCGGAGGTCGCGGTGGTGGGCGTGAAGGACGACCTCAAGGGCCAGGTGGTGATGGCCTTCGCCGTGCCTAGGGACCCCACGCGCCTCCAGCGCGAGGAGGGCCGCGCTGACCTGGAGCGCGAGGTGATGGACACCGTGGGCCGCACGCTGGGCGCCGTGGCCCGTCCCGCCCGGGTGCACCTGGTGGCCCACCTGCCCAAGACGCGCTCCGGCAAGCTGCTGCGCCGCAGCATCCAGGCCGTGGCCGAGGCCCGCGAGCCGGGCGACCTCAGCACCATCGAGGATCCCTCTTCGCTGGAGGGCATCCAGGCCGCCATGAAGGCGCGGGGACCCAGGGAGTAG
- a CDS encoding lysophospholipid acyltransferase family protein, producing MIRAAKGGPFGWAVDRYIGWKIRSTFRGLWVRGELPADGVGRLIYLNHCNWWDGFVLHQLCQVAGWDGYCLMDEENLRRYPFHTKMGAFSIRKQDAMSSLSSLRYAKELLRRPGAAVCVFPEGEHRPFGALPLKLERGVELLARAAKAECVPIAIRYAFFEHERPDVLLEVGTPHEAGPLSRFQSGLEAVVRRVSQATDLEGFTRKLSGARGVAERWDSARGLGR from the coding sequence TTGATTCGCGCGGCCAAGGGAGGGCCCTTCGGGTGGGCGGTGGACCGGTACATCGGGTGGAAGATCCGCTCGACGTTCCGGGGCCTGTGGGTGCGAGGTGAGCTGCCCGCCGACGGCGTGGGCCGGCTCATCTACCTGAACCACTGCAACTGGTGGGACGGCTTCGTGCTGCACCAGCTCTGCCAGGTGGCGGGCTGGGACGGCTATTGCCTGATGGACGAGGAGAACCTGCGGCGCTATCCCTTCCACACGAAGATGGGCGCGTTCAGCATCCGCAAGCAGGACGCGATGTCGTCCCTGTCCTCGCTCCGGTACGCGAAGGAGCTGCTGCGCCGCCCGGGCGCCGCGGTGTGTGTCTTTCCGGAAGGGGAGCACCGGCCCTTCGGCGCCCTGCCGCTGAAGCTGGAGCGGGGCGTGGAGCTGCTGGCGCGGGCGGCGAAGGCGGAGTGCGTGCCCATCGCCATCCGCTATGCCTTCTTCGAGCACGAGCGGCCGGACGTGTTGCTGGAGGTGGGGACGCCCCACGAAGCCGGCCCGCTGTCGCGCTTCCAGAGCGGCCTGGAGGCGGTGGTGCGCAGGGTGTCCCAGGCGACGGACCTGGAGGGCTTCACGCGCAAGCTGTCGGGGGCGCGCGGGGTGGCGGAGCGCTGGGACTCGGCGCGAGGCCTGGGCCGATGA
- a CDS encoding lycopene cyclase domain-containing protein, with protein MMETRWAYLIHLLAWTLPVIGIQLALLVSHYKSRSGEVLRAVMPPALVVGVYLSIADHLAISTGIWNFGPGRHVGVYLGVVPLEEVLFFLITSVLVSLGLALFTALFRLREARPS; from the coding sequence ATGATGGAGACGCGCTGGGCGTACCTCATCCACCTGCTGGCGTGGACGCTGCCGGTGATTGGCATCCAGCTGGCGCTGCTGGTCAGCCACTACAAGTCGCGCTCCGGCGAGGTGCTGCGCGCGGTGATGCCGCCGGCGCTGGTGGTGGGCGTGTACCTGTCCATCGCGGACCACCTGGCCATCTCCACCGGCATCTGGAACTTCGGGCCGGGCCGCCACGTGGGCGTGTACCTGGGCGTGGTGCCGCTGGAGGAGGTGCTCTTCTTCCTCATCACGAGCGTGCTGGTGTCGCTGGGGCTCGCGCTGTTCACGGCGCTGTTCCGTCTCAGGGAGGCGCGGCCGTCTTGA
- a CDS encoding lycopene cyclase domain-containing protein codes for MTYARFLGLFVVLPILFLVVRYRRTLSWRGLAPMGVLLVVVYAATSPWDNMAVKWGLWGFDPERIWGVKLGYLPLEEYLFFGLQTLLVGLWARARLERALAKQPEARPAEKARPVRAEPPLGSREVSS; via the coding sequence ATGACCTACGCGCGCTTCCTGGGGCTGTTCGTCGTGTTGCCCATCCTGTTCCTCGTCGTGCGCTACCGGCGCACGCTGTCGTGGCGGGGGCTGGCGCCCATGGGCGTGCTGCTCGTGGTCGTCTACGCGGCCACGTCGCCGTGGGACAACATGGCGGTGAAGTGGGGCCTGTGGGGCTTCGACCCGGAGCGCATCTGGGGCGTGAAGCTGGGCTACCTGCCGCTGGAGGAGTACCTCTTCTTCGGCCTCCAGACGCTGCTCGTGGGCCTGTGGGCCCGGGCCCGGCTGGAGCGCGCGCTGGCGAAGCAGCCGGAGGCGCGGCCCGCGGAGAAGGCCCGCCCCGTCCGCGCTGAGCCGCCGCTGGGCTCCCGCGAGGTGTCGTCATGA
- the trhA gene encoding PAQR family membrane homeostasis protein TrhA: protein MTTAVLAVDKPKLRGVLHQWAAAFAVGAGVVLVALSPTPRTALASALYSLSLVGLFAISATYHRVNWAPRGRAWMRRMDHAAIFLLIAGTYTPVAMLGLPQPLGDRLMLYIYVGAFVGILQSLFWVGAPKFITAALAVAVGWIMMPYFGDVFRALGAGGGGLIIAGGVAYTAGALAYAFKRPNPIPGVFGYHEVFHALTIVGAGFHFVLVLQMVRAAG, encoded by the coding sequence ATGACCACGGCGGTCCTGGCGGTGGACAAGCCGAAGCTGCGGGGCGTGCTGCACCAGTGGGCCGCGGCGTTCGCGGTGGGGGCGGGGGTGGTGCTGGTGGCGCTGTCGCCCACGCCGCGCACCGCGCTGGCGTCGGCGCTGTACTCGTTGAGCCTGGTGGGGCTGTTCGCCATCAGCGCGACCTATCACCGCGTGAACTGGGCGCCCCGGGGCCGGGCGTGGATGCGGCGGATGGACCACGCGGCCATCTTCCTGCTCATCGCGGGCACGTACACGCCCGTGGCGATGCTGGGGTTGCCGCAGCCGCTGGGCGACCGGCTGATGCTCTACATCTACGTCGGGGCCTTTGTCGGCATCCTGCAATCGCTCTTCTGGGTGGGCGCGCCGAAGTTCATCACGGCGGCGCTGGCGGTCGCGGTGGGGTGGATCATGATGCCGTACTTCGGCGACGTCTTCCGCGCGTTGGGCGCCGGTGGCGGCGGACTCATCATCGCCGGGGGCGTCGCGTACACGGCGGGCGCGCTGGCGTATGCCTTCAAGCGCCCCAACCCCATCCCCGGCGTCTTCGGCTACCACGAGGTCTTCCACGCGCTGACCATCGTGGGCGCGGGGTTCCACTTCGTGCTGGTGCTCCAGATGGTGCGCGCGGCGGGGTAG
- a CDS encoding peroxiredoxin family protein: protein MPQVTPTPTPFEAPRLTLLDPVSGQPRELLTPGRPTLITFLRGTWCEACRTFLDRVTPLHGPLEARGVALVGVVCQGRHWVQSWLALNPLPFPLLVDEHRDAARAYGVYKALGLDGIHIARPASFLVDRSGHVVWSHIGGDKQDRPDNDQLLATLARLT, encoded by the coding sequence ATGCCGCAGGTCACACCCACGCCCACCCCGTTCGAGGCCCCACGCCTGACGCTGCTGGACCCGGTGAGCGGTCAGCCCCGCGAGCTGCTCACGCCCGGGCGCCCCACCCTCATCACGTTCCTGCGCGGCACCTGGTGCGAGGCGTGCCGGACGTTCCTGGACCGCGTCACCCCGCTGCACGGGCCCCTGGAGGCGCGCGGCGTGGCCCTGGTGGGCGTCGTGTGTCAGGGGCGGCACTGGGTCCAGAGCTGGCTGGCGCTCAACCCGCTCCCCTTCCCCCTCCTGGTGGACGAGCACCGGGATGCCGCCCGCGCGTACGGCGTCTACAAGGCGCTGGGGCTGGATGGCATCCACATCGCCCGGCCCGCGAGCTTCCTCGTCGACCGGAGCGGCCACGTCGTCTGGAGCCACATCGGCGGCGACAAGCAGGACCGCCCCGACAACGACCAGCTCCTGGCGACGCTCGCGCGGCTCACCTAG
- a CDS encoding ATP-grasp domain-containing protein, with the protein MSGLLHRRVWSSTVRKLTADVLHGSGPAVFAKPYGRRKRFTGHVFSSAEDLLWLERASASTPILCSEVVQWLSEYRVFVVKDVVVGIRHYAGDASLRVDEAVVASAVQALASAGEGTAGYAVDFGVLDSGQTALIEWNDGFSLGSYGLERGPYTELTLTRWCELTHVR; encoded by the coding sequence CTGAGCGGCCTTCTTCACCGCCGTGTCTGGTCCAGCACCGTCCGGAAGCTGACCGCCGACGTGCTCCATGGCTCGGGCCCTGCGGTGTTCGCGAAGCCCTACGGCCGTCGCAAAAGGTTCACCGGCCATGTCTTCTCCAGCGCGGAGGATCTCCTCTGGCTGGAGCGTGCGTCCGCGAGCACGCCCATCCTCTGCTCGGAAGTGGTTCAGTGGCTGAGCGAGTACCGGGTGTTCGTGGTGAAGGACGTCGTCGTGGGCATCCGGCACTACGCCGGAGATGCATCCCTGCGGGTGGACGAGGCGGTGGTGGCGAGCGCCGTCCAGGCGTTGGCGTCCGCCGGTGAGGGCACCGCCGGGTATGCAGTGGATTTCGGCGTCCTCGATTCAGGGCAGACGGCCCTGATCGAATGGAACGATGGCTTTTCGCTCGGCTCGTATGGCCTGGAGCGCGGTCCGTACACCGAGCTGACCCTGACGCGCTGGTGCGAGCTGACACACGTCAGGTGA
- a CDS encoding DUF2252 domain-containing protein, with protein MSTQKQQRVRRPPRTLKPSRLQEVDFRSVEERMDAGRALRKRCPRSSHAAWKPFRGRDPLAQLKESDATRLPWLVPVRHERMSESPFAFLRGTPFAMARDLAHTPYSGLRSQICGDAHLSNFGLFGTPERNLIFDLNDFDETLPGPFEWDVKRLAASFVVAAKQNDLGNRCGRKAARKAVESYRLMMRELMTRNLLDVWSLRVDAKELRRSDSEDTAKLAAEAMEKAKRRTSAHAVEKLTVERNGQRHLAYQPPLLFPLTAVKMDVSSEELERRIKQLTVGYLASLDGAVRDLCLRYQRKEWGFKVVGVGSVGLQAYVVLCEGNGGNDPLVLQLKEAKASVLEPYLGPSEFSSAGERVVVGQRRMQAFSDLFLGWTEVEGMGAFYVRQLRDMKGSLDAEKMEAPVFLDYAEACGATLARAHARTGDAALIAGYLGGSDHFDEAVAEFACAYSDQVEEDYARFTDAQAKASQALAS; from the coding sequence GTGTCCACCCAGAAGCAGCAGCGCGTCCGTCGCCCGCCCCGGACGCTCAAGCCCTCACGGCTCCAGGAGGTGGACTTCCGCAGCGTGGAGGAGCGCATGGACGCCGGCCGCGCCCTGCGCAAGCGCTGCCCGCGCAGCAGCCACGCCGCGTGGAAGCCCTTCCGGGGCCGGGACCCGCTGGCGCAATTGAAGGAATCCGACGCCACCCGGCTGCCCTGGCTGGTGCCCGTGCGGCACGAGCGCATGTCCGAGTCCCCGTTCGCCTTCCTGCGCGGCACGCCGTTCGCCATGGCGCGCGACCTGGCGCACACGCCCTACAGCGGCCTGCGCAGCCAGATTTGCGGCGACGCGCACCTGAGCAACTTCGGCCTGTTCGGCACGCCCGAGCGCAACCTCATCTTCGACTTGAACGACTTCGACGAGACGCTCCCCGGCCCCTTCGAATGGGACGTGAAGCGACTGGCCGCCAGCTTCGTCGTGGCGGCGAAGCAGAACGACCTGGGAAACCGCTGCGGCAGGAAGGCCGCGCGCAAGGCGGTGGAGTCCTACCGTCTGATGATGCGCGAGCTGATGACCCGGAACCTGCTGGACGTGTGGTCGCTGCGCGTGGACGCGAAGGAGCTGCGACGCTCCGACTCCGAGGACACCGCGAAGCTCGCGGCGGAAGCCATGGAGAAGGCGAAGCGCCGCACCAGCGCGCACGCGGTGGAGAAGCTCACCGTGGAGCGCAACGGCCAGCGCCACCTGGCCTACCAGCCGCCCCTGCTCTTCCCGCTCACGGCGGTGAAGATGGACGTGTCGAGCGAGGAGCTGGAGCGGCGCATCAAGCAGCTCACGGTGGGCTACCTGGCCTCGCTGGACGGCGCCGTGCGCGACCTGTGCCTGCGCTACCAGCGCAAGGAGTGGGGCTTCAAGGTCGTGGGCGTGGGCAGCGTCGGGCTCCAGGCCTACGTCGTGCTGTGCGAGGGCAACGGCGGGAACGACCCGCTGGTGTTGCAGTTGAAGGAAGCGAAGGCCTCCGTGCTGGAGCCCTACCTGGGCCCCAGTGAGTTCAGCAGCGCGGGGGAGCGCGTGGTGGTGGGCCAGCGGCGCATGCAAGCCTTCTCCGACCTGTTCCTCGGCTGGACGGAGGTGGAGGGCATGGGCGCCTTCTACGTGCGCCAGCTGCGCGACATGAAGGGCTCGCTGGACGCGGAGAAGATGGAGGCGCCCGTGTTCCTGGACTACGCGGAGGCATGTGGCGCGACGCTGGCCCGGGCCCACGCGCGCACCGGGGACGCTGCCCTCATCGCGGGCTACCTGGGCGGCAGCGACCACTTCGACGAAGCCGTCGCGGAGTTCGCCTGCGCCTACTCAGACCAGGTGGAGGAGGACTACGCGCGCTTCACCGACGCGCAGGCAAAGGCCTCGCAAGCGCTGGCGAGCTGA
- a CDS encoding TetR/AcrR family transcriptional regulator, producing MKKKQRLTGAERRVQLMEVGRSVFAAKGYEATSIEEVAQQAGVSKPIVYEHFGAKEGLYAAIVDREMEDLVARVSSRISQGSPRERFEEAVLAFMGYVKEEPAGFAVLTRDSPTAVARRGLTRVIDDLAQRVGDVFRSEFERAGYSSKVAPIYANALVGMVTQVGHWWAAEGKAFSTENVARHVAALGWMGLRHLPKDPSAPGVKREPKRRG from the coding sequence TTGAAGAAGAAGCAGCGGCTGACGGGCGCCGAGCGCCGGGTCCAGTTGATGGAGGTCGGGCGTTCGGTCTTCGCCGCGAAGGGCTACGAGGCCACGTCGATTGAAGAGGTCGCCCAGCAGGCGGGCGTGTCCAAGCCCATCGTGTACGAGCACTTCGGCGCGAAGGAGGGGCTGTACGCGGCCATCGTGGACCGGGAGATGGAGGACCTGGTGGCGCGCGTGTCGTCGCGCATCTCGCAGGGGTCGCCCCGGGAGCGCTTCGAGGAGGCCGTGCTGGCGTTCATGGGCTACGTGAAGGAGGAGCCCGCGGGCTTCGCGGTGCTGACGCGCGACTCGCCCACGGCGGTGGCGCGGCGAGGGCTGACGCGCGTCATCGACGACCTGGCGCAGCGGGTGGGGGACGTCTTCCGCAGCGAGTTCGAGCGCGCGGGCTATTCATCCAAGGTGGCGCCCATCTACGCCAACGCGCTCGTCGGCATGGTGACGCAGGTGGGGCACTGGTGGGCCGCGGAGGGCAAGGCGTTCTCCACGGAGAACGTGGCCCGCCATGTCGCGGCGCTCGGATGGATGGGATTGCGGCACCTGCCCAAGGACCCCAGCGCGCCCGGCGTGAAGCGCGAGCCCAAGCGGCGCGGCTGA
- a CDS encoding MerR family transcriptional regulator has protein sequence MAERTYRIHIAAELSGVRVELIRAWERRYGVLVPERTPAGYRVYTDRDVALLKRLKALTDEGVAISEAAKLLPQLMAELAAGPPPARDGKTHGGAGPQSGAWRAEVMAAAEAYDQPRVSRILDQVLSALPPLRAFEDVLVPVQHEVGERWHAGTLSVAQEHLVTQVVRERLVSLLHGAPEGGRKHAVLACFPEEEHEMGLLGAALRLRYAGVRVTLLGQRVPADGLGETVARARPDVVGLSAVTNRGATVFEDVLRRLREALPKELPVWVGGPAAQAHADVCERLGVRLFLREDDWTRLSG, from the coding sequence ATGGCTGAGCGCACCTATCGCATCCACATCGCCGCGGAGCTGTCGGGAGTCCGCGTGGAGCTCATCCGGGCCTGGGAGCGCCGCTACGGGGTGCTCGTCCCGGAGCGCACGCCCGCGGGCTACCGCGTCTACACGGACCGCGACGTCGCGCTGCTCAAGCGGTTGAAGGCGCTGACGGACGAAGGCGTGGCCATCAGCGAGGCGGCGAAGCTGCTGCCCCAGTTGATGGCGGAGCTGGCCGCCGGACCGCCGCCGGCCCGCGATGGGAAGACACACGGCGGCGCGGGCCCGCAGTCGGGCGCGTGGCGCGCGGAGGTGATGGCGGCGGCGGAGGCGTATGACCAGCCGCGCGTCTCCCGCATCCTGGACCAGGTGCTGTCGGCCCTGCCGCCCCTGCGCGCGTTCGAGGACGTGCTCGTGCCGGTGCAGCACGAGGTGGGGGAGCGCTGGCACGCGGGGACGCTGTCGGTGGCGCAGGAGCACCTGGTGACGCAGGTGGTGCGCGAGCGGCTGGTGAGCCTGCTGCATGGAGCGCCCGAAGGGGGGCGCAAGCACGCGGTGCTGGCGTGCTTCCCGGAGGAGGAGCATGAGATGGGCCTCCTGGGGGCGGCGCTGCGGCTGCGGTACGCGGGCGTGAGGGTGACGCTGCTGGGGCAGCGCGTGCCGGCGGACGGGCTGGGGGAGACGGTGGCCCGGGCCCGGCCGGACGTGGTGGGCCTGTCGGCGGTGACGAACCGGGGCGCCACGGTGTTCGAGGACGTGCTCCGGCGCTTGCGTGAGGCGTTGCCGAAGGAGCTGCCCGTCTGGGTCGGCGGCCCCGCGGCCCAGGCGCACGCGGACGTGTGCGAACGCCTGGGCGTGAGGCTGTTCCTGCGCGAGGACGACTGGACGCGGCTTTCGGGCTGA
- a CDS encoding NUDIX hydrolase — translation MSEGRAWAGHWKVRLYERVRERGYTSLTAFADARPAVPLVMLAEELGRDDVAGVQVLTGLLAEAEQHKRVTRFVRDLLVRQLSESFPDGWPSVLNDSNRFELAKTMGCWTADSPETHKERVKQARAVLRATPPPPGWRPLSPDDELLRTLLPDEEA, via the coding sequence ATGAGCGAAGGAAGGGCTTGGGCGGGTCACTGGAAGGTTCGCCTGTATGAGCGAGTCCGTGAGCGGGGGTACACGTCCCTTACCGCCTTCGCCGATGCGCGTCCCGCCGTCCCGTTGGTCATGCTGGCCGAGGAGCTTGGAAGGGATGACGTCGCGGGGGTACAGGTATTGACCGGGTTGCTCGCCGAGGCGGAGCAGCACAAGCGGGTCACACGATTCGTGCGCGATTTGCTCGTGCGTCAGCTCTCGGAGAGCTTTCCTGACGGTTGGCCATCCGTGCTGAACGACTCAAACCGTTTCGAGCTCGCCAAAACCATGGGTTGTTGGACCGCCGACTCGCCTGAAACCCACAAGGAGCGCGTCAAGCAGGCCCGGGCCGTGCTCCGAGCCACACCGCCGCCGCCCGGCTGGCGCCCGCTGAGCCCCGACGACGAGCTTTTGCGCACGCTCCTGCCCGATGAAGAGGCCTGA
- a CDS encoding glycosyltransferase, with the protein MNTPVLIALGWAGLAGGFSAVALARLSRRAPTPATQALPSVLLLRPVDAPTPQELENLASPIDYAGPLEQVVLSPYRPRLPEGVRWLPSDPLSPNRKVGHLLYALDTLDVRGRVVLAVDADVAVTGALVEGLASPLVAGAALSTAAPTPVGAVDAAGRAMAGLLRYTHHSFRALHAMSAGAPAVCGKALGLSARAVEELRGLSDHIGEDLELAKRLHARGLDVALSPAPAWVPMASATSWRVPLERFTRWMQVLASHRPGLYPTVPLLFTPTVPLVLLAAALGEPGVGVAVAALVVVRTLLSLRLSALSRLPGEPRRGHALTDWLTGEVLLLVAFGASLTRQGLVTWRGHTYALQAGGRMVRVASQWSGGPG; encoded by the coding sequence ATGAACACGCCTGTTCTCATCGCGCTGGGGTGGGCGGGGCTGGCCGGGGGCTTCAGCGCGGTGGCGCTCGCGCGGCTCTCGCGCCGCGCGCCCACCCCGGCCACGCAGGCCCTCCCGTCCGTGCTGCTGCTGCGCCCGGTGGACGCGCCCACGCCGCAGGAGCTGGAGAACCTGGCGAGCCCCATCGACTACGCGGGGCCGCTGGAGCAGGTGGTGCTGTCGCCCTACCGGCCCCGGCTGCCCGAGGGCGTCCGGTGGCTGCCGAGCGACCCGCTCTCCCCCAACCGCAAGGTGGGGCACCTGCTCTACGCGCTGGACACGCTGGACGTGCGCGGGCGGGTGGTGCTGGCGGTGGACGCGGACGTGGCGGTGACGGGGGCGCTGGTGGAGGGGCTGGCCTCGCCGCTGGTGGCGGGCGCCGCGCTGAGCACCGCCGCCCCCACGCCCGTGGGCGCGGTGGACGCCGCGGGACGTGCCATGGCGGGGCTGCTGCGCTACACGCACCACAGCTTCCGCGCGCTGCACGCGATGAGCGCGGGCGCGCCGGCGGTGTGTGGCAAGGCGCTGGGGTTGTCCGCGAGGGCGGTGGAGGAGCTGCGTGGCTTGTCGGACCACATCGGCGAGGACCTGGAGCTGGCGAAGCGGCTGCACGCCCGGGGGCTGGACGTGGCGCTGAGCCCCGCGCCCGCGTGGGTGCCCATGGCGTCCGCGACGTCCTGGCGCGTGCCCCTGGAGCGCTTCACGCGGTGGATGCAGGTGCTCGCCAGCCACCGGCCGGGCCTGTACCCCACGGTGCCGCTGCTCTTCACGCCCACGGTGCCGCTGGTGCTGCTGGCCGCCGCGCTGGGCGAGCCCGGGGTGGGCGTCGCGGTGGCGGCCCTCGTCGTTGTGCGCACGCTGCTGTCGCTGCGGCTGTCCGCGCTGAGCCGGCTGCCGGGTGAGCCGCGGCGGGGCCATGCGCTGACGGACTGGCTCACGGGTGAGGTGCTGCTGCTGGTGGCCTTCGGGGCCTCGCTGACGCGGCAGGGATTGGTGACGTGGCGCGGACATACGTACGCGCTCCAAGCGGGAGGGCGCATGGTGCGGGTGGCGTCGCAGTGGAGTGGAGGCCCGGGATGA
- a CDS encoding MerR family transcriptional regulator, protein MSLRIRTIARLTGIREATLRAWERRYGFPRPERSENNYRVYSRDEVEAVRRVAKLMEGGLSVSEAIAQVRTAPAQSLPEDSRLMERFWAAVRVLDSDAADAVLEEAGEDLAPPVFCDTFLIPLLREMASRLDVAREHLASALVRQRLRMLLAGMVSASDGPRGLLACPAGDHHEGGLLALGVHLKARGWRVTLLGADTPAEALHGACAQVRPDVVALSFVRRRDAQDFLTVLSESLQACASVPVVVGGPGAREHLKILFTLGAQYAESAEELIAIWQQVRNAQNRP, encoded by the coding sequence ATGAGCCTGCGCATCCGCACCATCGCCCGGCTCACCGGCATCCGCGAAGCCACGCTGCGCGCCTGGGAGCGGCGCTATGGGTTTCCGCGCCCGGAGCGCAGCGAGAACAACTACCGCGTCTATTCACGCGACGAAGTGGAGGCCGTGCGCCGGGTGGCGAAGCTGATGGAAGGTGGCCTGTCGGTGAGCGAGGCCATCGCCCAGGTGCGCACCGCGCCCGCGCAGTCCCTGCCCGAGGACTCGCGGCTGATGGAGCGCTTCTGGGCGGCGGTGCGGGTGCTGGACTCGGACGCGGCGGACGCGGTGCTGGAGGAGGCCGGCGAGGACCTGGCCCCCCCGGTCTTCTGCGACACGTTCCTGATTCCGCTGCTCCGGGAGATGGCGTCGCGCCTGGACGTGGCGCGCGAACACCTGGCGTCCGCGCTGGTGCGGCAGCGCCTGCGCATGCTGCTGGCGGGCATGGTGAGCGCGAGCGATGGACCCCGGGGGCTGCTGGCCTGTCCGGCGGGGGACCACCATGAGGGGGGATTGCTGGCGCTGGGCGTGCACCTGAAGGCGCGGGGCTGGCGGGTGACGTTGCTGGGGGCGGACACGCCCGCGGAGGCGCTGCATGGGGCCTGCGCGCAGGTGCGGCCGGACGTGGTGGCGCTGTCGTTCGTCCGGCGTCGGGACGCGCAGGACTTCCTCACGGTGCTGTCGGAGTCCTTGCAGGCCTGCGCCTCCGTGCCGGTGGTGGTGGGCGGGCCGGGGGCGCGGGAGCACCTGAAGATCCTCTTCACCCTGGGCGCTCAGTACGCGGAGTCCGCGGAGGAGCTGATCGCCATCTGGCAGCAGGTGAGGAACGCGCAGAACCGACCGTGA